A section of the Humulus lupulus chromosome 2, drHumLupu1.1, whole genome shotgun sequence genome encodes:
- the LOC133813872 gene encoding UPF0481 protein At3g47200-like, translated as MAGYGDHEAIDVEDLIRDLQRKVSVEMAMPSRCSIFKIPTILSRHNQNAFSPNAFSFGPFHHDKHALKPTEKIKSKYLHGLISRLSYIDPSNHISPDTTLRNLTEAIRDVQEQALEYYAEPIGMSEYKFLEILVLDGCFIIELLRKKSYSNLREENDPIFSMSCMLQFLHHDLILLENQIPWFVLEILFDLTKTTSLDTKPLVELVIDFFGTIFSTTPMSIQPLLSLNPNHASKHILDLLRNLLVSNSNKRKQKSLAWKPMLSAEQLKDSGIQFRKDLASESVLDIKFCKNKGILSIPTLLVQETTKTVFRNLISLEQCCPNYEPIVTSYAVLLDNLINTNTDLQILIKSGAIIS; from the coding sequence ATGGCGGGTTATGGAGATCATGAAGCTATAGATGTCGAGGATTTGATACGTGACTTGCAAAGAAAGGTGTCTGTTGAAATGGCCATGCCTTCTCGGTGTAGCATCTTCAAAATCCCAACCATTCTCTCAAGACACAATCAAAATGCTTTTTCACCCAATGCATTTTCCTTTGGTCCCTTCCACCATGACAAACACGCCCTAAAACCCACAGAAAAAATCAAATCCAAGTATTTGCATGGCCTTATTTCTCGTCTTTCGTATATAGATCCCAGTAACCATATCAGTCCAGACACAACATTGAGAAATCTCACCGAAGCCATTAGAGATGTTCAGGAACAGGCTCTTGAGTATTATGCTGAGCCAATTGGTATGAGTGAGTATAAATTCTTGGAGATTTTGGTGCTTGATGGTTGCTTCATCATAGAGCTTTTGCGTAAGAAATCATATTCAAATCTCAGAGAAGAAAACGACCCAATATTCTCCATGTCTTGTATGCTCCAATTTCTACATCATGATCTCATATTGCTAGAAAACCAAATACCTTGGTTTGTGCTTGAGATTTTGTTTGACTTGACCAAAACTACATCCTTAGACACCAAGCCACTTGTTGAACTCGTCATTGATTTCTTTGGTACCATTTTCTCAACCACGCCCATGTCCATTCAACCTCTTCTTTCTCTTAACCCTAACCATGCAAGCAAACACATTCTTGATTTGTTGAGAAATTTATTGGTTTCGAATTctaataaaagaaaacaaaaaagttTAGCATGGAAGCCTATGCTTTCAGCTGAGCAACTCAAAGACTCTGGAATCCAATTCCGGAAGGACTTGGCATCAGAATCCGTTTTGGACATTAAATTCTGTAAGAATAAAGGAATCTTGTCAATTCCAACTCTCCTGGTTCAAGAGACCACAAAAACTGTGTTCCGAAACCTCATCAGCTTGGAGCAGTGTTGCCCTAATTATGAGCCCATAGTCACTTCTTATGCTGTTCTCTTAGACAACCTCATCAATACTAACACAGATCTTCAAATACTTATCAAGAGTGGAGCCATTATTAGCTAG
- the LOC133813870 gene encoding uncharacterized protein LOC133813870, with product MPPKGNGVSGPVTQNVPPADMSDQIERMCRLLEASQQRSDEAIKTLTEAQARLEAEIAELRRSADTTRNTQAHENLDSDRSDVLVDRVNSPPHNMNPGNGQSQAIPPSSGTDGRQAPTSGAHGRAEAEPTGSAQPTTDVRPQRTIPQVVHDSPSEGCVPSICFLDSWKQDMMREMMQKFSDGRSAYATEHLDLVSRTTEKSPFSEWILNEPKPRDFVIPSLPAFNGKGDPLNHLFQFQQKMALEANNEAIQCKVFSTTFSGPALLWFRQLKAGSLNSFSDLRRSFLQQYSANREAPRTMADLYRIEQGENEHPKAYLQRFIDLEHQIHDVDPLTAANLFVKSLQVGSLLHENLTMTPPYDMADVQTRAEGVFRVLEFRERAQKKTALISAPPANNPPPPARDDKRKRNQTDHTKEGKRPRQDRQPSRYPSFEYTVPQEVIYEENKDRPIWR from the coding sequence ATGCCACCCAAAGGCAACGGAGTTTCGGGCCCAGTTACACAAAACGTCCCTCCGGCGGACATGAGCGACCAGATCGAAAGAATGTGTCGTCTACTGGAAGCAAGCCAGCAGCGGTCCGACGAGGCAATCAAGACATTAACCGAAGCCCAAGCCAGGCTCGAAGCAGAGATTGCTGAGCTCCGCAGGTCCGCTGACACAACTCGCAACACCCAAGCCCACGAGAATCTTGATTCCGACAGATCTGACGTTCTAGTCGACCGTGTCAATTCCCCACCTCACAACATGAACCCAGGTAACGGGCAATCCCAAGCCATCCCCCCATCCTCTGGGACCGACGGGCGACAAGCCCCAACCTCTGGCGCGCATGGGCGGGCCGAAGCAGAACCCACTGGATCCGCTCAGCCAACAACCGACGTCCGGCCTCAACGCACCATACCTCAAGTCGTACACGATTCTCCCTCTGAAGGTTGTGTTCCCTCGATCTGTTTCTTGGACAGTTGGAAACAAGACATGATGAGGGaaatgatgcagaagttctcAGATGGGCGATCCGCCTACGCCACCGAACATTTGGATCTTGTATCAAGAACCACTGAAAAATCACCTTTCTCGGAATGGATTCTGAATGAGCCAAAACCTCGGGACTTCGTCATCCCTTCCCTGCCTGCATTCAACGGAAAGGGAGACCCATTAAACCACCTATTTCAATTTCAACAGAAGATGGCGTTAGAAGCTAATAACGAAGCCATACAATGCAAAGTCTTTTCCACGACTTTCTCCGGGCCGGCTCTATTATGGTTCCGACAATTAAAGGCCGGATCACTCAACAGCTTTAGTGATCTCCGACGATCCTTCTTACAGCAGTACAGCGCGAACCGAGAGGCTCCCAGAACAATGGCCGATCTCTATCGAATTGAACAAGGGGAGAATGAACATCCAAAGGCATACTTACAGCGTTTCATTGACCTCGAGCATCAAATCCACGACGTCGACCCACTCACCGCAGCAAATCTCTTCGTCAAAAGCTTGCAGGTGGGGTCACTCTTGCATGAGAATCTCACTATGACACCACCATATGACATGGCAGATGTGCAGACCCGAGCCGAGGGCGTCTTCAGGGTATTAGAATTTCGAGAGCGCGCACAGAAGAAGACTGCACTCATCTCTGCTCCCCCAGCGAATAATCCTCCACCACCTGCCAGGGATGACAAGAGGAAGCGGAACCAAACAGATCATACGAAGGAAGGCAAAAGGCCTAGACAAGATCGTCAGCCATCGCGGTACCCATCCTTCGAATACACCGTCCCGCAAGAAGTAATTTATGAAGAGAATAAAGATAGGCCTATCTGGCGATAG
- the LOC133817100 gene encoding UPF0481 protein At3g47200-like, with protein sequence MATSTMDSGGDHTIDIESLVSSLERRLSANLVMSSNFSIFRIPTILARHNKTSYEPNAFAIGPFHHNNPLLQPTERIKQKYLRDLLSRLPNNPNRPNSPDTMLIRKFTKAISDIHSDARGYYAGAIDMKANDFVDMLLLDGCFIIELFRKNAYQSDLIDKEDPIFTMSCLLQFLHHDLILLENQIPWLVLDILFNLTKTPIDQKSLAQLAMDFFPSLLRNKALRLDSSSADIQKSRHILDLYRNSLTSKSGVRQESKHDWQHIRAATGLRDSGIKFEVNTTAESVLDISFIPKRGVMSIPPLLIQETTETVFRNLISLEQCCPNYKPIITCYAVLLDNLIDTSADIQVLEKNKVIDNWLNVDDATKFFNRLYIDTYVKENYYYDLTSEVNRYCRKHWHKYQRILKRDYFKHPWAFISVIAACVALILTFLQTFYAIQDSYKKDN encoded by the coding sequence ATGGCAACATCAACAATGGATAGTGGAGGAGATCATACTATTGATATTGAATCATTGGTAAGTAGCTTAGAAAGAAGATTGTCTGCTAATCTAGTCATGTCATCAAATTTTAGCATCTTCAGAATCCCAACCATTCTCGCTAGGCATAACAAAACTTCTTATGAACCCAATGCCTTTGCCATTGGCCCTTTCCACCATAACAACCCCCTTCTGCAACCCACAGAGAGGATCAAACAAAAGTACTTGCGTGATCTTCTTTCTCGTCTTCCGAATAATCCAAATCGTCCTAATAGCCCTGACACAATGTTAATCAGAAAATTCACCAAAGCCATTAGTGACATTCACAGCGATGCTCGTGGCTACTATGCTGGAGCAATTGACATGAAAGCAAATGACTTCGTAGATATGTTGCTCCTTGATGGTTGTTTCATCATAGAACTGTTTCGTAAGAATGCATATCAATCTGATCTcatcgacaaagaagacccaataTTCACCATGTCTTGCCTACTCCAGTTTCTACACCATGACCTGATATTACTCGAGAACCAAATACCTTGGCTTGTGCTTGACATTTTGTTCAACCTCACCAAAACACCCATAGACCAAAAATCCCTCGCTCAATTGGCCATGGATTTCTTTCCCAGCCTTTTGAGAAATAAAGCTCTTCGCTTGGATTCTTCTAGTGCAGACATACAAAAAAGTAGACACATTCTTGATCTGTATAGGAATTCATTGACTTCCAAATCTGGCGTGAGACAAGAAAGCAAGCACGATTGGCAGCATATACGTGCAGCTACAGGTCTGAGGGACTCGGGCATAAAGTTCGAGGTGAACACCACAGCAGAATCTGTCTTGGACATTTCATTTATCCCAAAAAGAGGTGTCATGTCGATTCCACCACTGCTTATTCAAGAAACCACAGAAACAGTGTTCCGAAACCTCATCAGTTTGGAGCAGTGCTGCCCTAACTACAAACCTATAATCACTTGTTATGCTGTTCTCTTGGACAACCTTATCGACACTAGTGCTGATATTCAAGTACTTGAGAAGAATAAGGTCATTGATAACTGGTTGAATGTTGATGATGCTACCAAATTTTTCAACAGACTCTACATTGATACTTATGTCAAGGAAAACTACTATTATGATCTTACGAGTGAAGTAAATCGTTATTGTAGAAAACATTGGCATAAGTATCAAAGAATTCTTAAGCGCGACTATTTCAAACACCCTTGGGCCTTCATTTCAGTCATTGCTGCCTGTGTCGCACTTATTCTTACCTTCTTACAAACCTTCTATGCCATTCAAGATTCATATAAAAAAGATAATTAG
- the LOC133813871 gene encoding uncharacterized protein LOC133813871 has translation MRTFAWTPHDIPGIDPSVMSHSLNISNYFPPVKQKQRRFAPEVNQVIQEEVQRLLSTGEIEECLYPSWLANPVVVPKKNGKKRVCIDYTNLNKACPKDSYPLPKIDQMIDATAGYERMSFLDAYSGYNQIPMKSEDRIHTSFITEDGLYCYKVMPFGLKNAGATYQRLMHKLFSSLLERNMEVYIDDMVIKSKQSSSHIDDLTECFDILDAYKMKLNPTKCVFGVSSRQFLGYIVSQRGIEANPTQIVSLSEIKEPRTIRDIQALTGKIVALSRFISRMSDRCQPFLQCIKKSTNTTWGPEQQKALDELKTYLSSPPILSSPIANEDLFLYLSVSQFAVSSVLFREEVNRQRPVFYCSKMLLDAETRYSMMEKLAIALLTAKKKLRQYFESHTIIVYTDYPLKQVLSKSDLSGRLSKWAIELGTYDIQFLPRKAKKGQVLADFLVEIQSFTPDALPELLESEDQWLWTMHTDGASNSQGAGIGVVLEAPSGLKIEEAIRLEQPTTNNEAEYEALIYGLELAREMGIQRLNVRGDSQLMIEQVAGNFDTKAPHLASLQQKATVLRSHFRQFDLTRVPREQNQKADALAKLASAGGCTRQSSISISRSSKDMEVYSTSSEPECWIDPIIKYLTTSELPPNPKDAKLLGLRAQRYSMIHGTLYRKSFNGPYLRCLRPSEAKKLLEEIHEGACGNHTGGQSLAHKALTVGHYWPYMMTEARDYAKKCDKCQRFAPTIHQPAQTLHSIVAPWPFAKWGMDVVGELPKAVGGKRYALVATDYFTKWVVAEAYVTVSKTDTMSFIWKHIICQFGIPWEIVVDNGTPFQNAKVQELCDTYKIKLSFASVTYPQGNGQAEASNKVIFANIKKNLEDKKGAWVEELPKVLWAYRTTKRSSTGESPYAMVYGTEAIIPTEVGLPTLRTEIASDATTNTIQLLHNLDLLEETRTMAQMRLENYQKVEERYYNKRVHLRTFQEGDWVLRKLYCAIQK, from the exons ATGAGAACTTTTGCCTGGACGCCACACGACATACCCGGAATAGACCCTTCTGTTATGAGCCACAGCTTGAATATCTCCAACTACTTCCCACCCGTCAAGCAGAAGCAGAGGAGATTCGCTCCAGAAGTCAATCAAGTCATACAAGAGGAAGTCCAACGGCTCCTGAGCACGGGGGAAATCGAAGAATGTTTATACCCCAGTTGGCTTGCCAACCCCGTCGTGGTCCCAAAGAAGAATGGGAAAAAGAGAGTATGCATAGACTACACAAATCTAAACAAAGCCTGTCCCAAAGATAGCTACCCTCTACCAAAGATCGATCAGATGATAGACGCCACGGCAGGATATGAAAGGATGAGCTTCCTCGATGCCTATTCTGGCTACAATCAGATCCCCATGAAATCAGAGGATAGGATTCATACATCATTCATAACAGAAGATGgtttatactgctacaaagttatgcccttcggtctAAAGAATGCAGGCGCGACATATCAGAGGTTGATGCACAAGCTATTTTCCTCATTACTCGAgagaaatatggaggtttatATTGATGATATGGTCATCAAGTCCAAACAAAGCTCTTCACATATAGACGACTTGACGGAATGTTTCGACATCCTTGATGCTTATAAAATGAAGTTAAACCCCACAAAATGTGTCTTTGGGGTATCCTCCAGACAGTTCTTGGGATACATCGTCAGTCAGAGGGGCATCGAGGCGAACCCAACTCAAATTGTGTCCCTCTCAGAAATTAAGGAACCCCGAACCATCCGAGACATACAGGCTCTAACCGGCAAAATAGTAGCATTAAGTCGATTCATATCACGAATGTCAGACCGCTGCCAACCCTTCTTGCAGTGCATAAAGAAGTCTACCAACACCACCTGGGGACCAGAACAACAAAAAGCATTGGACGAGTTGAAGACTTATTTGAGCTCTCCACCTATATTGAGCTCTCCTATTGCTAATGAAGATTTATTCTTATATTTGTCTGTCTCACAATTCGCTGTAAGTTCCGTTCTTTTTCGAGAAGAAGTCAATCGTCAGAGGCCAGTGTTCTACTGCAGCAAGATGTTGTTAGATGCTGAAACCCGATACagtatgatggaaaaattggcaatCGCACTCCTCACGGCCAAGAAGAAGTTACGACAATACTTTGAAAGCCACACAATCATCGTATATACGGACTATCCATTAAAGCAGGTACTGAGTAAGTCCGACCTTTCTGGAAGATTATCTAAATGGGCCATTGAGCTTGGGACATACGATATTCAGTTTTTGCCGCGAAAAGCTAAAAAGGGGCAGGTACTCGCTGACTTCCTGGTTGAAATTCAGTCGTTCACTCCTGATGCCCTGCCAGAATTACTAGAATCAGAAGATCAATGGTTGTGGACAATGCACACTGACGGAGCATCCAATTCCCAAGGGGCTGGTATTGGCGTCGTATTAGAAGCTCCCTCGGGCCTCAAAATCGAAGAAGCCATTCGTTTAGAGCAACCCACgacaaataatgaagcagaatatgaggcactaATCTATGGTTTGGAACTCGCACGTGAAATGGGAATCCAGCGTCTAAATGTCAGAGGCGACTCGCAGCTTATGATAGAGCAAGTGGCTGGAAATTTCGATACCAAAGCACCCCATCTGGCTAGCCTCCAACAGAAGGCAACCGTTTTACGGTCGCATTTTCGCCAGTTCGACCTCACACGAGTACCTCGGGAGCAAAATCAGAAGGCCGATGCCCTTGCCAAACTAGCTTCTGCGGGAGGGTGCACACGCCAATCCTCCATATCTATAAGCCGATCAAGCAAAGATATGGAAGTCTATTCCACCTCATCCGAACCTGAATGCTGGATAGATCCGATCATCAAGTACTTGACCACCTCCGAGCTCCCACCTAATCCGAAAGATGCAAAACTTCTGGGCCTTCGGGCACAACGCTATTCCATGATCCATGGCACGTTGTACCGAAAATCCTTCAATGGCCCATATCTGCGATGTTTGCGCCCGTCAGAAGCTAAAAAATTGTTAGAAGAAATACATGAGGGGGCATGCGGAAATCACACAGGGGGACAAAGCTTGGCACACAAAGCGCTTACAGTAGGACATTACTGGCCGTACATGATGACAGAAGCACGAGATTATGctaaaaaatgtgacaaatgccaacgatttgcacccaccatccatcaacCTGCTCAAACCCTACACTCCATTGTTGCACCATGGCCTTTTGCAAAATGGGGAATGGACGTAGTAGGTGAACTTCCTAAGGCCGTTGGTGGAAAACGATATGCTCTTGTAGCcactgattacttcacaaaatgggttgtgGCAGAGGCGTACGTCACGGTCAGCAAAACAGACACTATGTCCTTCATCTGGAAGCATATTATATGTCAATTTGGAATACCCTGGGAGATAGTCGTCGACAACGGCACTCCGTTCCAAAATGCAAAGGTACAAGAACTATGCGACACGTACAAGATCAAGCTAAGCTTCGCCTCTGTTACTTATCCACAAGGCAATGGTCAAGCAGAGGCTTCCAACAAAGTCATCTTTGCCAACATTAAGAAAAATTTGGAAGACAAAAAAGGAGCATGGGTAGAAGAATTACCGAAAGTGTTATGGGCTTACAGAACAACAAAACGATCCTCCACGGGGGAGTCTCCCTACGCCATGGTTTATGGAACAGAAGCTATCATCCCAACAGAAGTCGGTCTGCCTACACTTCGGACAGAGATTGCATCTGACGCAACAACGAACACCATTCAATTACTACACAACCTAGACCTTCTAGAAGAAACACGTACAATGGCCCAAATGAGACTGGAAAATTATCAGAAGGTAGAAGAACGCTACTACAACAAAAGGGTCCACTTACGCACATTTCAAGAAGGAGATTGGGTTCTGCGTAAG CTGTACTGTGcaattcaaaagtaa